A single window of Archangium gephyra DNA harbors:
- a CDS encoding Ig-like domain-containing protein: MRPIPGTALLTACALALTACENGPTPPPPPGADTQPPTVRATSPAEHATAVLPGATPEVSITFSEPMKPDTGTLVPSSGLKLGAPAWSGNTLKVPVTGLGHDDAHALELKGFQDVAGNALDGTVLLGDGTLDFHTGSDRPRAAVASASVAEGAQDVYPVEMYYDAEASRPGAYFRKVLTVTFTEAMDPAFARVTLVNRTDTTLAPRPLTGQWSPDGLTLTLTLTAPEEGGPPLEEESTYTLDLSALRGAAAGNRLEANTFLGDGKLDFTTGKRNGDLEHACTHSLVSTAESLVAAPHMPPSGFPPSTDVGHTHYRLTLPEAGAGSHVGYTELVSKPDQDERIVLYLNQNVPVGAWDELDAVDVPVEVLPALPVCPGITHQARFTVTRGDRFYFLRFGATPSVTLEFILERYAK; this comes from the coding sequence ATGCGACCCATCCCTGGCACCGCCCTGCTCACCGCCTGCGCCCTGGCCCTGACGGCCTGCGAGAACGGACCCACCCCGCCCCCTCCCCCGGGAGCGGACACGCAGCCGCCCACGGTGAGGGCCACCTCGCCCGCCGAGCACGCGACGGCAGTGCTCCCCGGCGCCACCCCCGAGGTGTCCATCACCTTCAGCGAGCCCATGAAGCCGGACACCGGGACGCTGGTGCCCTCGAGCGGGCTGAAGCTCGGCGCCCCGGCGTGGAGCGGCAACACGCTGAAGGTGCCCGTCACCGGGCTCGGCCATGACGATGCGCACGCGCTGGAGCTGAAGGGCTTCCAGGACGTGGCCGGCAACGCGCTGGACGGCACGGTGCTGCTCGGCGACGGCACGCTGGACTTCCACACCGGCTCGGACCGGCCCCGCGCGGCCGTCGCCTCCGCCAGCGTGGCCGAGGGCGCCCAGGACGTCTACCCGGTGGAGATGTACTACGACGCCGAAGCGAGCCGCCCGGGTGCGTACTTCCGCAAGGTGCTCACCGTGACGTTCACCGAGGCCATGGACCCGGCCTTCGCGCGGGTGACGCTGGTGAACCGTACCGACACCACGCTCGCGCCGCGCCCGCTGACGGGCCAGTGGTCGCCCGACGGCCTCACGCTCACCCTCACCCTCACGGCGCCCGAGGAGGGCGGGCCGCCGCTGGAGGAGGAGTCCACGTACACGTTGGACTTGAGCGCGCTGCGGGGGGCCGCCGCCGGCAACCGGCTGGAGGCCAATACCTTCCTGGGTGACGGCAAGCTGGACTTCACCACGGGCAAGCGCAACGGAGACCTCGAGCACGCCTGCACCCATTCGCTCGTGAGCACCGCGGAGTCCCTCGTGGCCGCGCCCCACATGCCCCCGTCCGGCTTCCCGCCGTCGACGGACGTGGGCCACACGCACTACCGGTTGACGCTCCCCGAGGCCGGCGCGGGCTCCCACGTGGGCTACACGGAGCTCGTCTCCAAGCCGGACCAGGACGAGCGCATCGTGCTGTACCTGAACCAGAACGTCCCGGTGGGCGCCTGGGACGAGCTGGACGCGGTGGACGTGCCCGTGGAGGTCCTCCCCGCTCTCCCCGTGTGCCCCGGCATCACCCACCAGGCCCGCTTCACCGTCACGCGGGGAGACCGGTTCTACTTCCTGCGCTTCGGCGCCACCCCCAGCGTGACGCTCGAGTTCATCCTCGAGCGGTACGCGAAGTAG